A genomic stretch from Onychomys torridus unplaced genomic scaffold, mOncTor1.1, whole genome shotgun sequence includes:
- the LOC118575439 gene encoding zinc finger CCHC domain-containing protein 3-like, with protein sequence MATGGRAEEDVQQSQLQILLAQQPMNQTEEAQGTGKKMGWAQVVKNLAEKKHDFREQWRGEERGAGAGGRLGSPAGLATPNPGFFTPAGRSHFPAAGISQLPPAGLGHFPPAGPWDPRVFSRDHGVYAADACRMEGAGDASQRKMAEVAAAAAAAAAAMASPPRPVTIKDAITERPLQDEPPASRPGKGRFLVRICFQGEESACPTRDFVVGALILRSLGMDPGDICAVIQIPGSRQFDVSFRSADKLALFLRVYEEKREKDDCWENFVVLGQSRSSLKTIFILFQNETVDVEDIVTWLKRHCDVLALPMKVTDRFGIWTGEYKCEIELRQGEGGVRHLPGSFFLGTERGYSWYKGQPKTCFKCGSQTHMTGTCTQDRCYRCGEEGHKSPYCRKIIICNLCGKGGHVFAQCPKAVQNSVAGHLTGVAGH encoded by the coding sequence ATGGCGACAGGTGGCAGAGCAGAGGAGGATGTACAGCAGAGCCAGCTGCAGATCCTGCTCGCCCAGCAGCCTATGAACCAGACTGAGGAAGCCCAGGGCACAGGCAAGAAGATGGGCTGGGCTCAGGTGGTGAAGAACCTGGCTGAGAAGAAGCACGACTTCCGTGAGCAGTGGCGGGGAGAAGAAAGGGGCGCAGGTGCGGGTGGCAGACTGGGCAGCCCGGCAGGCCTGGCCACACCAAACCCAGGCTTCTTCACACCTGCCGGCCGCAGTCACTTCCCAGCTGCTGGCATCAGTCAACTCCCACCTGCTGGCCTCGGTCACTTCCCACCTGCCGGCCCCTGGGACCCAAGGGTCTTCAGCAGAGACCATGGTGTCTACGCTGCAGATGCTTGCAGGATGGAGGGAGCCGGAGATGCCAGTCAAAGGAAGATGGCCgaggtggcagcggcggcggcggcggcagcagcggccaTGGCGTCCCCTCCCAGGCCTGTCACAATCAAAGACGCAATTACAGAGCGACCACTCCAGGAtgagcctccagcctccaggccGGGTAAGGGCCGCTTCCTTGTGCGCATCTGTTTCCAGGGAGAAGAAAGTGCCTGTCCGACCCGCGATTTCGTGGTGGGCGCGCTCATCCTGCGCTCCCTTGGCATGGACCCTGGGGACATCTGTGCTGTCATCCAGATCCCTGGCAGCCGCCAGTTTGATGTGAGCTTCAGATCCGCAGATAAGCTAGCCCTGTTTCTCCGCGTCTATGAGGAAAAGCGGGAGAAGGACGACTGCTGGGAGAACTTTGTGGTGTTGGGACAGAGCAGGTCCAGCTTGAAGACCATATTCATCCTCTTCCAGAATGAGACCGTGGATGTGGAGGATATCGTGACCTGGCTCAAGCGCCACTGTGATGTGCTGGCCTTGCCAATGAAAGTGACTGACAGGTTTGGGATCTGGACTGGGGAGTACAAGTGTGAGATTGAGCTGCGccagggggagggaggagtgagGCACCTGCCTGGCTCCTTCTTCTTGGGAACAGAGAGGGGCTACAGTTGGTACAAGGGGCAGCCCAAGACGTGCTTTAAATGTGGTTCTCAGACCCATATGACCGGCACCTGCACGCAGGACAGGTGTTACAGGTGTGGGGAAGAGGGGCACAAGAGTCCTTACTGCAGGAAGATCATCATTTGCAACCTCTGTGGCAAGGGAGGACACGTGTTTGCCCAGTGTCCCAAAGCAGTTCAAAATTCCGTGGCAGGTCACCTCACAGGCGTGGCGGGGCACTGa